One window of Phycisphaeraceae bacterium genomic DNA carries:
- a CDS encoding dicarboxylate/amino acid:cation symporter — translation MAASSTRKRLALHWQIVIGLILGLVVGIGVNTATTDSEGNDTFWPGVGVPDRDAFIVHGVAYFPKLPEGTATLQELDPDNPELAAMALSSLTPEFVEKHDLEAKGLIIERPTSLAYAARFVRLSQNFIGKLFINFLKFIAAPIVLCSLIVGTASLNDVRKLGRMGLKTVVLYLCTTAIAITVGLVLVNIVRPGASFDPQTMATISSQNASNAGAKISQAVAADQSVWKTLLNLLPTNPFAALAEGNMLQIVVLSMLLGIGLTLIPESESKPVIRFFDGMTNAIIKLVHVLMLCAPVAVFALIVTVMTDMGLGVLGSLIKYALVVIAGLLVMFLGVYPVIMIVLTRGKVGYKRFYKAIAPAQLLAFSSSSSSATLPVTMDCVENKLGCSEDVTSFVLPLGATVNMDGTALYQGVATVFITQLFGQHLSIMDQLMIVLTATLASIGTAGVPGVGMLMLVIVLQTVHVSAEHMQTGIALIFGVDRILDMCRTTCNVTGDCAVAAIVAATENELASEEEVEQRLAAKAALDEHPRSDDERVQARG, via the coding sequence ATGGCAGCTTCATCAACACGGAAACGACTTGCGCTCCACTGGCAGATCGTCATCGGGCTCATTCTGGGGTTGGTGGTCGGTATTGGTGTCAACACGGCAACCACTGACAGTGAGGGTAACGACACGTTCTGGCCGGGTGTTGGCGTGCCGGATCGTGACGCATTCATTGTTCATGGCGTTGCATACTTCCCGAAGCTACCCGAAGGCACCGCAACGCTGCAGGAACTCGATCCTGACAACCCCGAGCTTGCAGCAATGGCACTCTCGTCGCTCACGCCAGAGTTCGTCGAGAAACACGATCTTGAGGCCAAGGGGCTCATTATCGAGCGCCCGACATCGCTCGCATACGCAGCCCGGTTTGTGCGTTTGTCGCAGAACTTCATCGGCAAACTTTTTATCAACTTCCTGAAGTTCATTGCGGCACCGATCGTGCTGTGCTCGCTCATTGTTGGTACCGCTTCACTGAATGATGTTCGCAAGCTGGGACGCATGGGGCTGAAGACCGTTGTGCTCTATCTGTGCACGACGGCCATTGCGATTACGGTGGGGCTGGTGCTCGTGAACATCGTCAGGCCCGGCGCGAGCTTCGATCCACAGACCATGGCGACGATCAGCTCGCAAAACGCATCCAACGCAGGAGCGAAGATCTCGCAGGCTGTCGCGGCAGATCAATCTGTCTGGAAAACGTTGCTGAACCTGCTCCCGACGAACCCGTTTGCGGCTCTTGCCGAGGGCAATATGTTGCAGATTGTGGTGCTGTCGATGCTGCTGGGCATTGGGCTGACGCTCATCCCGGAGAGCGAATCAAAGCCCGTGATCCGCTTCTTCGACGGTATGACAAACGCGATTATCAAGCTGGTACACGTGCTGATGCTGTGTGCGCCCGTTGCGGTGTTTGCACTGATCGTGACTGTGATGACCGACATGGGTTTGGGTGTGCTCGGCTCGCTGATCAAGTACGCGTTGGTGGTGATTGCCGGCCTTTTGGTCATGTTCCTTGGCGTGTACCCGGTGATCATGATTGTGCTGACGCGCGGCAAGGTAGGGTACAAACGGTTCTACAAGGCGATTGCGCCAGCACAGTTGCTCGCGTTCAGCTCGTCAAGCTCGTCCGCCACGCTCCCCGTCACGATGGACTGTGTGGAGAACAAGCTCGGATGTTCCGAAGACGTGACCAGCTTTGTGCTCCCGCTCGGTGCAACAGTGAACATGGACGGTACAGCGCTCTATCAGGGTGTTGCGACCGTGTTCATCACGCAGCTCTTTGGGCAGCATCTGTCGATCATGGATCAGCTCATGATTGTGTTGACAGCGACGCTGGCTTCGATCGGTACTGCTGGTGTACCCGGTGTCGGCATGCTCATGCTGGTCATCGTACTACAGACTGTCCACGTGTCAGCTGAGCACATGCAGACGGGCATCGCGCTGATCTTTGGTGTCGATCGCATCCTTGACATGTGCAGAACGACATGCAACGTGACCGGTGACTGTGCTGTTGCTGCCATTGTTGCTGCAACCGAGAACGAGCTTGCGTCGGAAGAGGAGGTAGAGCAAAGGCTTGCCGCGAAGGCCGCGCTCGATGAGCATCCCAGGTCCGATGACGAGCGTGTACAGGCCCGCGGATAA
- a CDS encoding ABC transporter ATP-binding protein, giving the protein MSTNASNQHQSSENSQHSGKSSEPAQQVRARSSKQKYLRFRAERKASGHEPDTGPRHSDESRKRTRTRSIRVLLKAFWSLTSRMRGWIVLALATLTVSTSIALVLPASTKVVFDYIILDTPGVKGLPESLQQIDRVKLLLMVGLALVMLSATRAIVHMIGRWQMTRLTKRLQIDLRRKVFDHAVNLPLHRVQQIKSGGVASILREDAGGAAELLFQLVYNPWGAIIQLAGTLIVLAFVDWALLVGALVLIPIVWFSHKTWISRIRPVFREVRRSRTAIDAHATEAFGGMRIVRGFGRQRGESSRFIRGNLYMIRLELLAWWWSRGIEIAWQLMIPIASTGALVYGGWRVMRGDLTVGDVMMFLAFLMNLLGPLELLAVSAANLQTQLAGLDRILDLLDEPVEFAGARGTTPVDLSSVRGRITFENVFFSYPKTDEQLAKEQRQRDQNSPPDPSRVVLDHVSLDVPAGSTVALVGHSGAGKTTFCNLVARFYDPTAGRILLDGVDLRELQLTSFRALIGIVEQDVFLFDGTVRENIAYAFPDAPTDDVERAARAANAHAFITELEDGYDTLIGERGVRLSGGQKQRIAIARALLANPKILILDEATSNLDTESERLIQRSLDTLMKNRTSFVIAHRLSTITNADLIVVIEHGSIIETGTHDELMQRNARYAELVRMQTDSAYGNTSEPAISL; this is encoded by the coding sequence GTGTCCACCAACGCCAGCAACCAGCACCAATCCAGCGAAAACTCCCAGCACTCCGGCAAATCCAGTGAACCCGCACAACAGGTTCGGGCAAGATCCAGCAAGCAGAAGTATCTGCGATTCCGCGCCGAACGCAAGGCATCAGGGCACGAACCGGACACAGGGCCTCGACACTCTGACGAATCGCGAAAGCGCACACGCACCCGTTCCATCCGCGTGCTGTTGAAGGCATTCTGGTCGCTCACCTCACGCATGCGCGGCTGGATCGTGCTGGCGCTGGCAACACTCACCGTCTCAACATCCATCGCGCTCGTGCTGCCAGCTTCGACAAAGGTGGTGTTTGATTACATCATCCTCGACACCCCCGGCGTGAAGGGACTGCCCGAGTCATTGCAGCAGATCGATCGTGTGAAGCTGCTGCTCATGGTCGGGCTTGCGCTGGTGATGCTCTCGGCAACGCGCGCAATCGTCCACATGATCGGTCGCTGGCAGATGACCCGCCTGACAAAGCGCCTGCAGATCGATCTTCGCAGGAAGGTGTTCGACCACGCCGTGAATCTGCCATTGCACCGCGTGCAGCAGATCAAGAGCGGCGGGGTTGCGTCAATCCTGCGAGAGGACGCGGGCGGCGCAGCGGAACTGCTCTTCCAGCTTGTGTATAACCCATGGGGCGCAATCATCCAGCTCGCTGGCACGCTCATCGTGCTCGCGTTCGTCGACTGGGCATTGCTCGTTGGAGCACTTGTGCTCATCCCCATCGTGTGGTTCTCGCACAAGACCTGGATCTCACGCATCCGACCAGTGTTCCGCGAGGTCAGACGATCACGCACCGCGATCGATGCGCACGCAACAGAAGCTTTCGGTGGGATGCGCATCGTGCGCGGGTTCGGACGTCAGCGTGGCGAGAGCTCGCGGTTTATCCGCGGCAATCTCTACATGATCCGTCTCGAACTGCTCGCGTGGTGGTGGTCAAGGGGGATCGAGATCGCGTGGCAGCTCATGATTCCGATTGCGTCAACCGGCGCACTTGTTTACGGTGGCTGGCGAGTGATGCGCGGCGATCTCACTGTGGGCGATGTCATGATGTTCCTCGCGTTTCTCATGAATCTGCTTGGCCCGCTCGAGCTCCTCGCTGTCTCTGCTGCGAATCTTCAGACACAACTTGCCGGGCTCGACCGAATACTTGATCTGCTTGATGAGCCGGTAGAGTTTGCAGGCGCACGAGGAACAACACCGGTGGATCTTTCGTCTGTCCGCGGCCGGATCACATTTGAGAATGTCTTCTTCTCGTATCCAAAGACCGACGAACAGCTCGCAAAGGAACAAAGACAACGTGACCAGAACAGTCCGCCGGATCCCAGCAGAGTTGTACTCGATCATGTGTCGCTCGATGTCCCTGCGGGCAGCACCGTTGCGCTTGTGGGACATTCCGGTGCAGGCAAGACAACGTTCTGCAATCTCGTTGCACGGTTTTATGATCCGACAGCAGGACGCATCCTGCTTGACGGCGTGGATCTGCGCGAGCTGCAGCTCACCTCGTTCCGCGCATTGATCGGCATCGTCGAGCAGGACGTGTTCCTGTTCGATGGCACGGTGCGGGAAAACATTGCCTACGCGTTTCCGGATGCGCCAACAGACGATGTCGAGCGCGCCGCCCGCGCTGCAAACGCGCACGCGTTTATCACCGAGCTTGAGGACGGGTATGACACGCTCATCGGCGAGCGCGGCGTGCGCCTCTCCGGTGGACAGAAGCAGCGCATCGCAATCGCACGGGCACTCCTCGCAAACCCAAAGATACTTATCCTCGACGAAGCAACCAGCAATCTCGATACCGAGTCTGAACGCCTGATCCAGCGCAGTCTTGATACGCTCATGAAAAATCGCACCAGCTTCGTCATTGCGCACAGGCTGAGCACCATCACAAACGCAGACTTGATTGTCGTGATCGAGCACGGAAGCATTATCGAGACAGGCACGCACGACGAGCTCATGCAGCGCAACGCACGCTATGCCGAACTCGTGCGGATGCAGACCGATTCGGCGTATGGCAACACGTCAGAACCTGCAATTTCTCTCTAA
- a CDS encoding type II/IV secretion system protein yields the protein MPEGKLIKRSKNRAKENGDRNGAIASTNGASVSLSRVSDALGALRISPEQLRAFVSSPGSDEEPWDVLLAMLATDEQTALKKFSDRTGLQFDPEPRLAESSQRFYELISPSFARERHVAGLRADGHVLTVATAQPMQPATFSAIEDIVQMPVDLVLSPRAAVANLINRGFEQRQDLVTEIIEEMPLDERAISQAAGSVGSGNDLLALARQTPVIRLVNMILFEALRRRASDVHIHPHENKLEIRYRVDGMLVEAFSPPLSLAPAISSRLKVMTELDIANRHSPQDGHTTVRIGSHKVDIRLSVIPTVYGERIVLRLLDQTQTELSLDEVGMTDEMQDTLRHLVDHPNGIILVTGPTGSGKTTTLYAALGQVDRSSRNVMTIEDPVEYHLEGISQMQVNPKRGVTFATGLRSLLRQDPDVILVGEIRDPETAQLAIQASLTGHLVLSTLHTNDAPSAIPRLIDIGVPSYLVTSSLLAVLAQRLLRRVCVSCHGTGKSAAPSAHDDRCEVCFGTGYKGRLAVYEVMKLNDTLRRVIGQSADAITIANAAEAEGFHTMIEDARKKASNGLTTEAEIMRVLRS from the coding sequence ATGCCCGAAGGCAAACTCATCAAACGAAGCAAGAACCGCGCCAAGGAAAATGGCGATCGCAACGGCGCGATTGCGTCGACGAACGGTGCCAGCGTTTCGTTATCGCGTGTGTCCGATGCGCTCGGCGCATTGCGCATCTCGCCGGAGCAACTCCGTGCGTTTGTATCCTCGCCCGGCTCTGACGAGGAACCGTGGGACGTGCTGCTGGCTATGCTCGCGACCGACGAACAGACCGCGCTGAAAAAGTTCTCAGATCGCACCGGTTTGCAGTTTGATCCCGAGCCGAGACTCGCGGAATCATCGCAACGATTTTATGAGCTGATCTCGCCGAGCTTTGCGCGTGAGCGCCATGTCGCCGGACTTCGCGCCGATGGGCACGTGCTGACTGTCGCGACGGCACAGCCGATGCAGCCTGCGACGTTCAGTGCGATCGAGGACATCGTGCAGATGCCGGTGGACCTTGTCCTCTCCCCTCGCGCAGCGGTCGCGAACCTCATCAACCGCGGGTTCGAGCAGAGGCAGGACCTTGTCACAGAGATCATCGAGGAGATGCCGCTCGACGAGCGCGCGATCTCGCAGGCTGCCGGCTCGGTTGGGTCGGGCAACGATTTGCTTGCGCTGGCGCGCCAGACACCGGTCATCCGGCTCGTGAACATGATCCTGTTTGAGGCGCTCCGTCGGCGCGCATCGGACGTGCACATCCATCCGCACGAGAACAAGCTCGAGATTCGATACCGTGTCGATGGCATGCTGGTCGAGGCGTTTTCTCCCCCACTCTCGCTCGCGCCAGCGATCTCGTCGCGTCTGAAGGTGATGACGGAGCTTGACATTGCCAATCGTCACTCACCGCAGGACGGGCACACCACTGTGCGCATCGGTTCGCACAAGGTCGATATCCGTCTGAGTGTGATCCCGACTGTGTACGGCGAGCGTATCGTGCTGCGTCTGCTGGATCAGACACAGACTGAACTCTCGCTCGACGAGGTCGGCATGACAGATGAGATGCAGGACACGCTGCGCCATCTTGTTGATCATCCCAACGGCATTATTCTGGTCACTGGTCCGACCGGCTCGGGCAAGACAACAACGCTGTACGCAGCACTCGGGCAGGTCGATCGCTCGTCGCGTAATGTGATGACGATTGAGGACCCCGTTGAGTACCACCTCGAAGGCATCAGCCAGATGCAGGTGAACCCGAAACGCGGCGTGACGTTCGCAACCGGGTTACGCTCGCTCCTGCGTCAGGACCCGGATGTAATCCTCGTCGGTGAAATCCGCGATCCCGAGACAGCGCAGCTCGCGATCCAGGCATCGCTCACGGGCCACCTTGTGCTCTCAACGTTGCACACCAACGACGCGCCGAGCGCGATCCCGCGTTTGATCGACATCGGTGTGCCCTCGTATCTTGTGACGTCGTCGCTGCTTGCGGTGCTCGCGCAGCGACTGCTCCGTCGTGTGTGTGTGTCATGCCACGGCACGGGCAAGTCAGCAGCTCCGAGCGCACACGATGATCGTTGCGAGGTTTGTTTCGGCACTGGATACAAGGGGCGACTTGCGGTGTATGAGGTGATGAAGCTGAACGACACACTCCGCCGGGTGATCGGCCAGAGTGCAGACGCGATCACGATCGCAAACGCAGCGGAAGCCGAAGGGTTCCACACCATGATCGAGGACGCTCGAAAGAAAGCGTCGAATGGGCTGACAACCGAAGCCGAGATCATGCGCGTGCTGCGATCCTGA
- a CDS encoding TIGR03790 family protein, with protein MKISRTTVAPFAFVLCAHACAGPEQLVLIADPQDTTSMYLANVYMHERDVPASNFIAMHPGAANHLAFSQQNAPAFLGTIASRNIDDHADFVLVAPSSQFRFPVSSTITDSCSPVNNLSISSAYTLIPVQSEVLGGQPVSTPNRYFLPTGTMLPAFHSNINWLAGQPSTNTNARMYFLGTMLGYTGTNGNTPAELVDMIERSAASDGTRPSGTFYFMNNQADPARNVRFGQFGSVATQMNSIGAVTQIINGIMPNGQHDILGVMTGNATLDFSNMTILPGAFCDHLTSFAATFSTSSQTKVSAWIANGASASAGAIEEPCNYTGKFPRADIHKFYFSGATIGEAWFRTMQYQPYQLTFYGDPLTRTFAHIPSISVPNAPTSTVSGTVTLSPQGTTTHPSATVSAFRAFVDGVLMDEAGATQNLTIDTTQIADGWHELRVVGYDDTPMETSGTWIGSLTVNNNGMSATLNVPTTIGSMETDLDFIMQAPGSTVTQVRLLHGDRVVASAQGNGGTVQLRAQMLGAGKPTVQAEAVYASGQRVRSAPVQLDIDFDNATASAAPIAFDYAKFVSVDHAAVVELPASVATDLSSASWQLLGLPAQSSVLLNDGSPYFMIEPNAGASGFDDVPFKVTTSAGDSNTAIVRIIYEDVVCYADCDGSGTLNIFDYICFGNQYAAGDPYADCDGSGTLNIFDYICFGNEYAAGCP; from the coding sequence ATGAAGATCAGCCGAACAACTGTTGCACCGTTCGCATTTGTCCTCTGCGCGCACGCATGCGCAGGGCCTGAGCAGCTTGTGCTCATCGCAGACCCGCAGGACACAACATCCATGTATCTTGCGAACGTGTATATGCACGAGCGCGATGTGCCAGCGTCGAACTTCATCGCGATGCATCCCGGGGCAGCGAACCATCTCGCGTTCTCGCAACAGAACGCGCCCGCGTTTCTTGGCACTATCGCATCTCGCAATATCGACGATCACGCCGATTTCGTGCTGGTCGCGCCATCCTCGCAGTTCCGGTTCCCCGTGTCGAGCACGATCACCGACTCATGCTCGCCCGTGAACAATCTCTCCATCTCGTCGGCGTACACGCTGATCCCCGTGCAGAGCGAAGTGCTCGGCGGGCAGCCAGTCTCAACACCCAATCGGTATTTCCTCCCAACGGGCACGATGCTTCCCGCGTTCCACAGCAACATCAACTGGCTCGCGGGTCAGCCAAGCACAAACACAAATGCGCGCATGTACTTTCTCGGTACGATGCTCGGGTATACAGGCACAAACGGGAACACTCCTGCAGAACTCGTTGACATGATTGAACGATCTGCCGCGAGTGATGGCACGCGCCCGTCGGGCACCTTCTACTTCATGAACAATCAGGCAGACCCTGCACGAAATGTCCGGTTTGGGCAGTTCGGCTCGGTCGCAACACAGATGAACTCCATCGGCGCTGTGACGCAGATCATCAACGGCATCATGCCCAACGGTCAGCACGACATCCTTGGTGTCATGACGGGCAACGCAACACTCGACTTTTCCAACATGACTATCCTGCCCGGCGCGTTCTGCGACCATCTCACGTCGTTCGCAGCAACGTTCTCGACATCATCGCAGACAAAGGTCTCCGCATGGATCGCAAACGGCGCATCTGCTTCTGCCGGTGCAATCGAGGAGCCGTGCAACTACACAGGCAAGTTCCCAAGAGCGGACATCCACAAGTTTTACTTCTCCGGCGCAACAATCGGTGAAGCATGGTTCAGAACCATGCAGTATCAGCCATACCAGCTCACGTTCTATGGCGATCCGCTCACGCGCACGTTTGCACACATTCCAAGCATCAGCGTTCCAAACGCTCCGACCAGCACCGTCTCGGGCACGGTCACGCTCTCACCACAGGGCACGACGACACACCCAAGCGCGACCGTTTCCGCGTTCCGTGCGTTTGTCGATGGTGTGCTCATGGACGAGGCGGGCGCCACACAGAACCTCACGATCGATACAACCCAGATCGCCGACGGCTGGCACGAGCTGCGCGTGGTCGGATACGACGACACACCAATGGAAACATCCGGCACATGGATCGGATCGCTGACCGTCAACAACAACGGCATGAGCGCGACACTGAACGTTCCGACAACGATTGGCTCGATGGAGACAGATCTCGACTTTATCATGCAGGCACCGGGGAGCACCGTCACCCAGGTCCGGCTGCTCCACGGCGATCGCGTTGTTGCATCGGCACAGGGCAATGGCGGCACAGTCCAACTCCGAGCACAGATGCTCGGGGCGGGAAAGCCCACCGTGCAGGCAGAAGCGGTGTATGCATCCGGGCAGCGCGTGCGCTCGGCACCGGTGCAACTCGATATCGACTTCGACAACGCAACCGCTAGCGCAGCACCCATCGCGTTCGACTATGCAAAGTTCGTTTCTGTTGATCATGCTGCCGTCGTCGAGCTTCCCGCGTCGGTTGCAACCGATCTTTCGTCCGCATCGTGGCAACTGCTCGGATTGCCCGCGCAGTCGAGCGTGCTGCTGAATGACGGGTCTCCCTACTTCATGATCGAGCCGAACGCTGGTGCGTCAGGCTTTGATGACGTGCCGTTCAAGGTCACAACGAGCGCGGGCGATTCAAACACCGCGATCGTTCGCATCATCTACGAGGATGTCGTGTGCTACGCCGACTGCGATGGCTCTGGCACACTGAACATCTTCGATTACATCTGCTTTGGCAACCAGTACGCGGCTGGAGATCCATACGCCGACTGCGACGGCTCGGGCACCCTCAACATCTTCGATTACATCTGCTTCGGCAACGAGTATGCAGCGGGATGTCCGTAA
- the ppk1 gene encoding polyphosphate kinase 1: MTFGFTNTNDHQHAAAPLAPGEEYFNRDTSWLEFNRRVLAQATDTSQPLLERVKFLAIFASNLDEFFMKRVGLLIQLDAARVEKHGLDNRRPDQVLREIRRMVEQMQRELASCWKNDLKPSLVEYGIAIEKYENLSKEEKKRLDDWFNSEVFPILTPLAVDPGHRFPFISNMSESLGILLQAPGSTEKQFARLKVPDVLPRLVRIEGQHGQRPGQETFRFVMIEQVIQNNLDDVFPGMTICDVMPFRVTRNAAVELEEEGEDIIESVETELNLRRFAQVVRLETPANASSEMVELLQDELSLQDRDVYSRPGPLEYGDLFEIADLPLPDLKYEPYRAVVPKRIGDEDNDVFAAIRKGNILVHHPYESFGASVERMITQAARDPDVLAIKQTLYRTSPDSPFIQALIRAAEQGKQVACLVEVRARFDESRNVRFARQLEKHGVHVAYGVVGLKTHCKCAMVVRREGGQLRTYAHVGTGNYNSRTSTLYTDLGLLTCDPEITQDVSHLFNLLTGRSMKRDYNRLLVAPYAMRDKFLSLIDAEIEHAKAGRRARIVAKMNALEDSLIMERLYQASSAGVKIDLFVRGFCCLRPGVKGLSENIRVRSIVGRYLEHSRIYHFSAGQTDPAMGVWYIASADWMYRNLSNRVEAAVPVRKERLCARLNRIIDVLDRDRACAWELNPDGSYTKLTPDPNATDGDTARMGTFNALMADARITGAM, from the coding sequence ATGACCTTTGGGTTCACAAACACAAACGATCATCAGCACGCTGCAGCACCGCTCGCGCCGGGTGAAGAGTACTTCAACCGTGACACGTCGTGGCTGGAGTTCAACCGGCGCGTGCTTGCACAGGCAACAGACACATCACAGCCGCTCCTCGAGCGCGTGAAGTTCCTTGCGATCTTTGCGAGCAATCTCGACGAGTTCTTCATGAAGCGGGTGGGCCTGCTGATCCAGCTTGATGCCGCACGTGTCGAAAAACACGGTCTCGACAATCGCAGGCCCGATCAGGTGCTGCGAGAGATCAGGCGCATGGTCGAGCAGATGCAGCGCGAACTCGCATCGTGCTGGAAGAACGACCTCAAGCCCTCTCTCGTGGAGTACGGCATCGCGATTGAGAAGTACGAGAACCTGTCCAAGGAAGAAAAGAAGCGGCTCGACGACTGGTTCAACTCCGAGGTCTTCCCGATTCTCACACCGCTCGCGGTTGATCCGGGTCACCGGTTTCCATTCATCTCGAACATGAGCGAAAGCCTTGGGATTCTGCTGCAAGCACCCGGATCGACGGAAAAGCAGTTCGCCAGGCTGAAGGTGCCCGATGTGCTCCCACGTCTGGTGCGCATCGAGGGTCAGCACGGGCAGCGTCCCGGACAGGAAACATTCCGGTTTGTGATGATCGAGCAGGTCATCCAGAACAACCTTGATGACGTGTTCCCCGGCATGACTATCTGCGATGTCATGCCTTTCCGCGTAACGCGCAACGCGGCGGTCGAACTTGAAGAAGAGGGCGAGGACATCATCGAATCGGTCGAGACAGAGCTCAACCTGCGCAGGTTCGCGCAGGTTGTTCGTCTTGAAACGCCCGCCAACGCATCCAGCGAGATGGTCGAGCTCCTGCAGGATGAGCTCAGCCTGCAGGATCGCGACGTGTACTCGCGCCCCGGACCGCTCGAATATGGCGATCTTTTCGAGATCGCTGACCTGCCGCTGCCCGACCTGAAGTATGAGCCGTACCGCGCCGTCGTGCCCAAACGCATCGGTGACGAAGACAACGACGTGTTCGCTGCCATCCGCAAAGGCAACATTCTCGTCCACCACCCGTATGAGAGCTTCGGCGCAAGCGTTGAACGCATGATCACCCAAGCGGCGCGCGATCCGGACGTGCTCGCTATCAAGCAGACACTCTACCGCACCAGTCCGGACTCTCCGTTCATCCAGGCACTTATCCGCGCGGCCGAACAGGGCAAGCAGGTCGCCTGCCTCGTTGAAGTGCGGGCACGGTTCGATGAGTCGCGCAACGTGCGTTTCGCGCGTCAGCTTGAAAAGCATGGCGTTCATGTCGCATACGGCGTTGTCGGTCTCAAGACACACTGCAAGTGCGCCATGGTCGTTCGCCGCGAGGGCGGGCAGCTTCGCACATACGCGCATGTCGGCACTGGCAACTACAACTCACGCACCAGCACGCTCTACACCGATCTTGGGCTGCTCACGTGCGATCCGGAGATCACGCAGGACGTGTCGCATCTGTTCAATCTGCTCACGGGGCGATCGATGAAGCGGGATTACAACCGCCTGCTCGTTGCGCCGTACGCGATGCGCGACAAGTTCCTGTCGCTGATCGATGCCGAGATAGAGCACGCCAAAGCCGGTCGTCGCGCACGCATCGTCGCAAAGATGAACGCACTGGAAGACTCACTGATCATGGAGCGTCTCTATCAGGCGAGCAGCGCCGGCGTGAAGATTGATCTGTTCGTGCGTGGATTCTGCTGCCTGCGTCCCGGTGTGAAGGGTCTGTCAGAGAACATCAGGGTGCGTTCCATCGTCGGCCGGTATCTCGAGCATTCGCGCATCTACCACTTCTCCGCTGGACAGACAGATCCCGCGATGGGTGTGTGGTACATTGCATCGGCCGACTGGATGTACCGCAACCTCTCGAACCGAGTGGAAGCAGCTGTACCGGTCCGCAAGGAGAGATTGTGCGCTCGCTTGAATCGCATCATCGATGTGCTCGATCGTGATCGTGCCTGCGCGTGGGAGCTGAATCCCGACGGCTCATACACAAAGCTCACACCGGATCCGAACGCAACCGACGGCGACACAGCGCGCATGGGGACGTTCAATGCGCTGATGGCAGATGCTCGCATCACCGGAGCCATGTAA